TTAGGACATGGACATTTTGGTGGGGCGGCTTCGCCGCCCCACCAAAATGTCCTAATCGAGATGGCTAGCGCTATATTACGAAAAATATAAAGAAAAGCTGGAGAATCTGCATGGAGTTCTCACTTCGGCGGCTAGCGGTTCTCTTGTTCATAACACCTCAGAGTAAGACTGGGATCGGCTGCTTGACGATCATGAAAACTTGGCACAGAACCTGATCAATGACCTGAATGGCTTTAGCCCAGACGTACAGGACATTTTTGATTTTCGTCGTCAGGTGTCTCGGTTGCAAAGTTCTAAGTTGCTACACCCTATTTTTAAGCGGTTTGATGGGATTCAGTTTTTGAATCCTGAAGTTACCGATAGCCACTTCAATGGGGCAAATTTTTGAGCGTCTGATTTATCGGTTCAATACGGACAACAATGAATTTGCTGAAGAACACTTTACTCCAAGAGAAGTGATTCGGCTGATGGTGCGGTTGCTGCTAGAGGATGAAGATGCTCTGACCAACCCAAACGCGATTATCACGATTATTGCTCGACAAGTTTCTGTATTGATAACTGGAATTGA
Above is a genomic segment from Synechococcales cyanobacterium T60_A2020_003 containing:
- a CDS encoding SAM-dependent DNA methyltransferase encodes the protein MGQIFERLIYRFNTDNNEFAEEHFTPREVIRLMVRLLLEDEDALTNPNAIITIIARQVSVLITGIELSRLNSSGLKPFQGYLNTLLRLTVKNRSGGI